DNA sequence from the Dreissena polymorpha isolate Duluth1 chromosome 3, UMN_Dpol_1.0, whole genome shotgun sequence genome:
CGTTGTTTGCTCTACTGCAAGTTTCGTCTTtctatttaaagggaccttttcacgttatggtaaattgacaaaattaaaaaaaagtttcagatttccAAATGTTCGTTaaattgtagttatgatatttgagagaaaacagtgatactgaacatttaccatgctctaaaatattcataataattatgcaacttttgacaatttaaaaactcaaaaatataaaccgttgcaacgcaaaacgatttaattatttggagagttctgtagttgtcgttatattttgtgacacttcgaggattgcttacataaattataaaaatacatcactcattgtctgagcacggatggccgaatggcctaagcgttagacttttacgccatgggtcagtggttcgagctcagttgagggtttttctttctttaattttattcttgttttttttactgtagcttttaatatccaatgtttacatttatcgatacaaagcatttaatgacaaatttacaGTGGCATAAAGGGGagtaggaaatattttatttaacggtCTCTTTGACGTACGCACGCGATAGCTAtcacgtgcgcacgcgatagctataacgttcgcacgcgatagctattacgtgcgcacgcgatagttataacgtgcgcacgcgatagctatgacgtgcgcacgcgatagctatgacatgcgcacgcgatagctatgacgtacgcacgcgatagctatgacatGCGCACGCAGCTATGACATGCGCACGCGATAGCTGACCAGTCAGAAAAGGTATCAtttattatcaaaacatgaaaatactTTGTGATTTGTTTCAAAAGGGATTGAAAAGCTGGGAAATTCAGCATGTATTGAGAATGGACTTATAAAACACACCATGCGCTCAGTGCGCTAGTTTAAAAATGGCTGACATTTCGACAAGTTTCATTGGTCAATTATTGCTTTCGCACGCGCTACCTGTTCTGATCTTATACCTTTTCTGATTGgtcagctatgacgtgcgcacgtcatagctatcgcgtgcgcacgtcatagctctcgcgtgcgcacgtcatagctatcgcgtgcgcacgtcatagctatcgcgtgcgcacgtcatagctatcgcgtgcgcacatCATAGAGAccgttaaataaaacatttattatgccccctttctgCCACCGTACAAACTTCAATGtctgctaaaatctgtgaaaaacgTCCCTTTAAATCGTGAACAACTATTCAGGAATATTATTAGACTCTAATGTGCATATTTTGGGTTCAGCCCAGTTACCTCTGAGGCAGCCGCTCTCAAAGCCGATGCCAGAAGTCCTctaaacaacaatataatcaGGGGAATGATATCGCTTGTCATATGTCGCTAAAATGCCATGTGAGTGTGTGTCTTTTTTGAAATTGATGAGGTCCTTTCACGCCAGCATTCCTATCTAATTAAATAATTGATTCGCAATAGTTGGGACAATTTttgaatttatgtatttaatgcattttacatAAATTCACCAGCTATTTATttgtcctgaaagatattttaattttggtctggtcttgtgttgtggggaAAAGCTGGAGTACCCGGAGAAAACCTTTCCGTTagggtgaccaccaaccaaactcatatGCTCTTGGGAACGGGAACTGAACACGGGTCGCATAGAAGATAAGCTAATGTACCagccactgcgctaaccggacatGCCGCTGAAATACCAACTTACACTGATTAGTTATAATACGGACAAAAACGCTGTGCAGCTGCGGCCGGGCGTTGTCAACTTATTATCCCCTTCCAGGTGAAGGGATTTACTAGCAACGGCGTTGTCCATCAGTTCGTTTGTCACAAATTTTTCAGGGGTATTtctaaaaaactatttaaaaaatcaacatgaaacttgattggtgtATAGCTATCAATGAGAAGTGCACCGCACAAAAACCACAACCCTAAACTTTCataaataagaattattgccctttattGTTTTTGCATAATGTAACTTTTCATGGCTGTATCTCACatacgatacaagatttcaaaataaaacttcaGGAGTGCATAGATATCAATAAAAGAGAAATACCTTGCACGAGAACCATAAACCAACACATTCTTTAATAATTAAGACGTATTGCGATTTGTTGCTGTTGTATGATGTAAGTTTTCaaggctttatctcagatacgctacaagattttaacatgaggAGAATCGGATTGCATAAatagatggatggatgaatggatgaatggatggatcggtcggtcggtcgatcgatcgatcgacagatagatagatagatagatagatagatagatagatagatagatagatagatagatagatagatagatagatagatagatagatagatagatagatagatagatagatagatagatagatagatagatagatagatagatagatagatagatagatagatagatagatagatagatagatagatagatagatagatagatagatagatagatagatagatagatagatagatagatagatagatagatagatagatagatagatagatagatagatagatagatagatagatagatagatagatagatagatagatagatagatagatagatagatagatagatagatagatagatagatagatagatagatagatagatagatagatagctagatagatagatcgatagatagatagatagatagatagatagatagatatgcCTTTcaaaatttgatataacatcAATAAGTTATCACCATAGTGCTACAGCATAGTACTAATTACAAAACTCTACCTGCAATGTGTCAACAAACGATCTTTCAATCAGATAATAACATAGTGATGTCATCCTCTATTTGTAGATTGCTCCACCTGTGTATTCTATCAACTTTACACAGGCTCAaccgattttctttttttttttttagttttgtacTTAATTCTATAGGGGCCTACAGTCGCTATAAACTTTCCCAAATATGGCATATAGGAACCGATGTGTATCTACTGTAATACCTGATAAAACTTAAGGAAGGAACACATAGTGACATTCTTAAAAGATTTAGTTGTGACGGCACTGTTAATAAATTCAACATCGCAATCTCTTGCATAACGGTAGCGTTGTATTGCCAGCATGGAAGGACAACCCTGTAAAGAGATTGTAAAACTCGGTCAGTGTCAAGGTCACAACAATATTTACTTTCGCTACATCGGCAACGGTGGAACAGAATAACTGCTGGATTTTGATtggttaaaataaatgtatacttatgtGGATATTAATTTAAATGCTGTTTAAAGCGAAAAACATGTCTTTGTTATATTATTGCTAGATAAATATCAATCAAATTGTATTATTAGTATTGTAATGTTACTTACAATAAAATTTGATCGTATAATGAACCAACTAATGAGTTAAGTTTATTTGCTCCGTATAGCCTCGCTTCCATCACGGAGTCGCGACATGGACGAAATGAGAAGCCTTAGGAAAAAAAGTCGACGAAAACACTAGGAAAGATTGTTTATTATGTGCTTATTTGTGTGTTACTTGTGACTGAAAGGGGAAAGACACTTCTTTCCAGGTGATGTCATATTTTACAGACGTTTCCTGACCATCTAAGGCTACTGCATCAGATTTTAATGTTTGGTAAGTAGCAAATTTGGTTATTACCAAGATACTTGACATCATCAATCAACAACTGTGAACGAACGAACAAATTGTTGTCTGATCACCTTTTTCCAgttaattatttaagaaaataacaGAGTAAGTTGAATGctatatatgttttaataatattgcTTGATTAAAATGGATATCTTATAGATGAAATGGTTTGTTAATGATTTCGTTTTCTTTTCAAAATGAGTCTAAGGGTGGGATTGGTAATTTCTTTTGTACAGAGTTTAATTCTGTGTTGTTtcatatttaacttatttttttttcatctatAAAACTCGTGGCAATATAAATAATAGCTATGATTTACTAATAAGCTAAGGTTTCAAATTATCACTTGAGTCATTCACAAGTTTTCCAGAAATCTATTTTTAGACAAGGAAGTTCAGATATTTAAGTTTACCCATAGTTTCATTCATTGATTAgcattttgcatatttgtttaattttagaaaatgatcCCTGTATCATTGAATTTCAACATGGGCCAAGGAATAAAAAGAAAACTGGATGTTTATGAAACAGAGAAAACACCACAAAATCAAAGGCAGTCCATTGTGGACATATCAGTTTGCAAACTTCAAGTCAACAAAAGTGTAAAGAAAGTAGAGCCATCACTTCTACGTTCAGTACTTatcttaaatactttaaaacatATTGAATCTGAATTACGAAAAGAAGGACATTGTGCGCCAACAAATACAACTGCAATGGACATTCCTGAAGTGAATCCAAACTCGACAGTCATAGACTTCTTACCTGATCAACCCATTCAGGTGTCGAACGATTCTAACAGCGCAACAGAACAATTTGGACCACTTCCATCCATCGATACTTTTGTTGGAAACAGATCAGTTTCATCAGAGAAGATAACAATGGAAACTTCTTCATTTCCAGTTATTACAGAGTCTTCACTAACAACCATTTACCCAACAACACTGCGGATTGATGATATTTTCAATGATTTAGAATTTAATATAGCCGACTATGATATATTTTCAAGTGTTGGAAATAATAAGCTAACTCCTCTCAGTGCTGATGAGGTTCTACATTCCTGTCCAAATTCATCATCACCGTTTGGTAGTGACTCTTTTGCTACGCTTTCTAATGCATCTCTATCTCCTTTCTGTAAATCAGAATCAGCATTTGAAGATCTGGACAATATCATGCAAATTCTTGTTGGATCGTGACCTGATTTAAATCAATGTTAGCTTTACTTCCTAGGCATGGAGTTTGTCATGAACATTAAAAAAGCTAGCATTGATCACTTTCTTAAATCTTCATGAAGCAATCATAAATAAAACTGATGGAAAGTAGATTCCACATGGAGTTTAGACGTCGGAATGTGAATGAAATGTTGATGCATTTGGATCATATTTGATGAAAGTGACCTTTTGAACTGTGCCTAGTCTTGCTTGATGTGCAATGAGAACCACATGGAGTGCTGTCTGTGCCACAGACTGTGATGTTAGTTCTAGGCATGACAGTAAACACTCACCATTTCATGCAATATAAGTTAATCAAAACTTGTTACTGTTTGTATTATTGTGTTAACGGacatattcattttaaattatttattgttcatggccattttagaagtgttatttatttatttatgaaaagtgaAAAAactacttgtttatttattgacatgTATTGAGTATAAAGAAAGGAGGATTGTTCTTGGTGTTGTTGGTATGTCAGTATACCAATTACCCTTGTGTATTTTGCTTTAGTTTATGGTATATAAGACATATCTTGTTCTTAGATGTAGAACTTAAGTAGAGATTAAAGAAATTTCTtatattacatcattttaacaatgGCACATACACTAATATAAACATGGCCAACTACTTGGACACCTTTGCATACATGGCATGTTCTGAAGTAAGTTTTGGGCTTAAATCAATATAACAAGTCGAATCAGAAgcattataatatatacaatgtttttttacaaacaaacaattttgtttttattcatttaaaaattattttatagtttaaaaaatGATGATGATCTGAACCACTTGTACCAAGACTGGCTAGCTGCATAAAACGATGGACTACTAATGCAAAAATCGCGGGCTTGATTTTGAATCAGCCACATTACTTGTGTGGGATTGGTCAATAAATCCTTTCTGCAGCTCCTTTCCCCTATAGCTGTGTTTTTAAAGGCATTTGTTAGTTAATTGCACTTAGTATGTTCAGTAAGCACTGTTAACCAGCGAACCCAACAAGTTGGTAAGCTGACCGCCATAATGTTACTGAAATACTGTCGAAAACAGCCAAACAAACatctaaaacaaaacaacatctcCACTCTCTATGAAATGCGATAATAAAGTTCTCAAAATCCATTGTTTTCCATACTGAATGTTAACTTTGAATCTACTTGAACTTGCTGTGATACAAGTTATGGTAAGGTGTAGAAATATCTCAATTattaatattgttgttatatttgccatatatattttgtattggacagttttattaatgtaaataattcaacttgttttaatattatagaTAGCTTGTGGTAGGAAATATGTCCGTCAAAATACAAAGAAGCTGTGCCCTgctcttttttagctcacctgagcacaacgtgctcatggtgagcttttgtgatcgcattttgtccgtcgtccgttgtgcggcgtcaacatttgccttgttaacactctagagccctAATATTTTAAAGGGTAAAAGTGAACATTTCAGATTAAAGAAAgatatattttgtaatgtttgtacACATACAAGGCATATTTAAGAAATGCTCATAAAAGGTACATCTAGTATGAAGGTGAAGAAATTGTGTTATTGCaagtacattttttacaaaagaaaTGAACTAGGGGTTTGAAAGTTTATGCAACTTAGCAAGAGTGGTAAATTCATTGGTCAGTTAATGCAAAATGGTTCCAAAACCGAAAACACATAAATTGCTTGTGGTTGATATTCCATTGATGGCAATATTGGTTGTTAAACTGAAATGTGATATGGAGCTTTTAATGTGCACAAATTGTGTGATGTCAGGGTGGACTTACATGTGGAGGTGCTGGATAGTTTGAATACTTTGCTTTGTCTTACGCAATCTGTAAATAtacaattttactatttatttgataattatgGTATATCATATGTGTGTGTGCATGCATGCGCagcatgcgtgtgtgtgtgctaTACATTCACTTGAATTTTATAAAAACTTTGCATGTACAGCGATATAGCTACACTAAAAATGTCAAGTGGCCTGACAAAACAGCAAGGCCACTTAAATTAAAGTCTGTTGCATGGTAAAATTTGTACATTGTAAGGgacataattatgttgtttgtttgtttttcatttaagaaCTAATATTCAATCAACCTTCAGCATGCTTCCATGTGATAtgcttttattaaataaaatttagtgtTCATACATGTAATGATTAATACAGTATCATAAAGGAAGGGTCCCCTCTGTGACTCTGTTTTAGCTAAATCCCTacataaatattgaaagaaaaattgttGTGAAATGTCTTAATCAAAGAAGTAAGGGTTTAAGATAGAAGGAAGTTTTTAGAAATGCTTTTTAATGCTTTTActgatatatttaatattatctgcattaattcaataataataaatatttggtaCTGTTGAAATTATTGTTCAAGATATTTAGCAACTTTGccataattattgtaaaattttGCTGTATTTTGTAATGTGAATGCATCTTATGTACCAAAGAACATGTTTCAAATAGTGTTATCTACATGCGTTTATGCATATCATTTGTGTCCAAGACAAGGTTTGATCATACTGCATGAGTATTCAGGCTTGACAATCACACAATTATAAGCCTTTTCTAAGTATTTTGTTAAGGCACAGTGGTAAAGACCCTCAGTTGACAATgggttttcttttaatttgaaatatcTTATATTAAATTTCACATACATCagcaaatattaaataacaaggATTCGATTTTCACTGGTCATTTTTAAGCCTCCACGGATTGGATTGCATTAAGAATTGTACTTGTCTGCCTTTCTGCTTACAGAAGCTTTCATTTTCAACTCGTCTTAAAACTGCAGTATGGATCTTTCTGTAATTGAACAAATTTAATTAACTTATTGTGTAGATGATCATAAAGAAGGAATTTTGGCTGCAACAAATTTGAGCACAATGATGGTCATGTTTCTGTGTGTGTCCCAAAGCTTGTGTTAACGATTCCTTTTTAACCACTTGTTTGATCTCTCTGATACTTTtgaatttctgaaatgtgtagatgattgtaaataaagacattattgcaaaataatgGCCTTATGTCTATTTTTCCACTAAATTATCTTTAATCCCCAAACAATTTGTTTTCTATTCCTCTTTTATAACTTGACAGATCTCTCTCAAACATGTACTTAAATGACCCTAATGTGCGGATGAATGTTAAGAAAAAAATTCTCGCAGGaaccttttttgttttgtttttaatataaaatacaatgtctcaaaattttgtgttttcaatGACTCTTTTACTGCAAGGTGGTTTTTGTTGATCTATAACCATCATTCATAGaagatgattttaaagaaataaatttcagcagtttttgttttttcactaATAATGTAAAGTCTCAAAATTCTGTGTTTTTAACTTCTCTTACTTATTTTCCGATCTCCCTCAAAGTCACACAGCTGACTGAATTACCGTAATGTAGATTTGCTAGCTGAGAAAGGACTTTTGGTTCTGACCAATTTTTTGCTGAACGATGCCCTTTCTTTGTGTCAACTGTAGAATATATGGTATAAGTGGCTTTGTACTAAATGCTTTATGAAGCTAAAACGTTGTATGACCCAACTGCAATAGTGTTTAATATTGTGTCCACATTTTTATAAAAGTGGTCTAAGTTAATTGATGTTTGCATGTGTTATCAtgatttttatacacatttttgtCTCATAGTTTCTTTTGTAATAACAAGATTGTGTAAATATTCTATTAACTTATTTATTGAATCAAAACGTCATGCAGAATCTATACAACTGTGGTTGCTCATTATGTTGTTGGATttattacattttgtaaatatattatatttgtacagattttatataaacatttgtaaacCATTGTATTTTGATAAGATTCATAATCATGTGAATGATTGCATTCTGACATCCATCATTGTTTTAGATGTCTTCAACTGTTACCACCTGTCTGAAGTTAAGTTAACAAGGACTAGCAATATGGGCAGTAGttgtatgttgtttgtttcaaTGTGTGATATGTGCTAGTATTGAACAGGCTGGTCATGATTCTTAGTTGTATTGTATATGTTctctacaattttttttatataatttagcATAGCTAACTTAGTGAACCAATGAGAAGGATGTGGATCTACTTTCTCCGTAACTCCCACATTTTTTTCTACAACATTATTTTTGAATTGATGTACTGGAAAGTGACTTATTGTGGATGAAAAGAATTCttcgtttgtttttatttgtcataAAAAAACGTTTTCTGTATGCTCATATTACATGgttttacttgttttttatgCAAGTTTCAACTCTTGTAATGGTGTCCTAACTGCCAAAATGTTAAGCATGAGAGTATGGCACATGATGCCGATAAATCAAACTACGTGGTTTTCATaggcaatgttgttttttttttatttcttattcatGAAATGAAAACTTTTTTCCCCAATCATTCTAagtcgattaaaaaaaaaaaaattgttccagGGAAAAACATGGCACACAGGTGGTGGGGCAATGTCTTTTTATGGCTAAAACCTAGTGACCTGTATTaaattctgtttgttttttatatcaaaaaTGGTTCCATACAGTTATAAAATAGATCATCAGGTGggatgtgtgtgtgtggggggggggcagttttacTTGTGTGGCTACTCTAAaatcatgtgaacactctagaagtcacatgtttgacTCACCAATACAAAGTTCTTTGGCACCTCATGTTAACGCCTTTGGGATTCTGATCCTTCGGTTTCATTTAATATACGAAATGATAGCAACGAATGTTAATATTTCAGTGTTATTAAGAACTAATTCAAATGTTCAGTTGGTATTAGATTTTAAATCACTATTGTTGATTACTTTATGCAAATGTTGAAAcagtttttatgttgttttatgtatGTGCAACTGTTGAAATAATGATCAATTTAAGGAATGTGTCATTGAAAAAAGCTGTACTCtcgatatattatatattataataaacattttattatgcgTATACGATTTATACTTAACATCAACTACATGTAGTAGTTGAATAGCCGGAGTAAAGTCTCAATcggcatttataataataaagtaaatgttCGGTTATTACTGGAAAATTAACGAACAAACTCGTTTATTCCGAAGGTCAACGAAGTGCTGAAGAATTCAACTTTGGCGAAATGCAcaaaagttatatcctaaagataaTTTCTTAAGACAAGGCACGTGGTCGAGTTGATACATTTTATCTTCTATTGGGAAGAAAAAATCagggaagaatggtagatttttgcTCCAAAATttgaaaattcggtcggaaaacagcattaaCTGGATGAACTGATGACTATAACGACGATCATTTtcatgatttccggtgttcattggaaagtaAGGTATGTTAATTCCAGGGTATAGCtctgatttttatgctcccccaaaatttattttggggggagcatatagtcgccgcttcgtctgtccgtctgtgtgtccgtccgtgcacaatttttgtccgggctatttctcaggaactaatgaccggaattcaatgaaactttatgggaagcttcactaccaagaggagatgtgcatattatcagcgggttctggtcggataatttttatgcccccagatcgaaagatcggggttatattgtttttggcctgtctgtcattgtatgtgtgtgtgtgtgtcccaaacctttaaccaaaactttaaccttcttcacaacttttgcaatattgaacatagcaacttgatatttggcgtgcatttgtatctcatgaagccgcacattttgagtggtgaaaggtcaaggacatccttcaaggtcaaaggtaaaaaaataattaaaaaactttaaccttctttgtaacttttgcaatattgaacgtaacaacttgatatatggcatgcatgtgtatctcatggagctgcacattttgagtggtgaaatgtcaaggtcatccttcaaggtcaaaggaaaaaaatcaaagcggcgcattagggggcattgtgtttctgacaaacacatctcttgttcacagtgttatggccctttgaaattttccattaactgtacatatagtgcaattcttgtccgggctatttctcagcaactaatgaccggaattcaatgaaactttatgggaagcttcactaccaagaggagatgtacatattatcagcgggttctggtcggaagatttttcacagagttatggccctttgaaattttctttaaaaaattcttgtccccccaactactgtgccctcaagacgtttccttttattagctcatctatttaaaaaaaaatgagctattgtcatcaccttggcgtcagcgtccggttaagttttgcgtttaagtccacttttctcataaagtatcaatgctattgcattcaaacttggtacacttactttaagttacttactatcatgggggactgggcaggcaaagttagataactctggcgtgcattttgacagaattatgtgccctttttatacttagaaaattgaaaattttggttaaattttgtgtttaggtccattttattccttaagtatcaaagctattgctttcatacttgcaacacttactaactatcatacagggactgtgcaggcaaagttatgtaacccTGAGTGGCAtgttgacagaataatgtgccctttttatacttagaaaattgaaaatttgattaagttttgtgtttaggtccactttattccttaagcatcaaagctattgctttcatacttgcaacacttactaactatgataagggactgtgcaggcaaagttatgtaactctgactggcattttgacggaattatgggccctttatacttagaaaattgaaaatttggttaagttttgtgttttggtccagtttgcccctaaagtatcatagatattgatttcatacttggaacactcgcaaactatcataaggggacagtaaaggacaagttgcataactctggttgtcatttttacgtaattatggcccttttttgacttagtaactttgaatatattgttaaattttgtgtttagatccattttacttctaaagtatcaaggctattgctttcaaacttcaaatactttcatgctatcatgagggtactgtacctggcaagttgaattttacattgacctttgaatgaccttgactctcaaggtcaaattattaaattttgctctttatttattattagatttgatcgatactttgacaaaacaactcttacctgacataccacaatagactccacccaaaccatcccccacgccccccccccgaatcaccccccattttttttaaagatcatctaataaatgactaccacacccttacactataccccccctccccaacccccccccccattttttttaaacatggttaaaaaacacaaatatttatttttatttttgaaataccgtccaaccatcccgcCCAAgaaccacccccccccccccaaaaaaaaataaaataataaaataatattttttttgcaatttttttgcatttttggaaaataatgtaataaatgaccacacccacactatacacccctctccaatccacccctccctcctttgtgattgtaATTGAgaaaggtcccttcacctttaaaaagaaaaatagatgagcggtctgcatccgcaaggcggtgctcttgtctgaatatatagtgcaatattgtgaaaaaaaaactttggggagcaccacctgtctccgacggtttcttgttaaattATGGAACCCACAATTATGTATTattagtagctttatcaaatgttttatatgtcgcttatttttgaataaaatgaaaacatattttaagaacaaaatgAGCGAGAGTttcgtttttagcataggtgcaacgcacct
Encoded proteins:
- the LOC127870805 gene encoding uncharacterized protein LOC127870805; this encodes MIPVSLNFNMGQGIKRKLDVYETEKTPQNQRQSIVDISVCKLQVNKSVKKVEPSLLRSVLILNTLKHIESELRKEGHCAPTNTTAMDIPEVNPNSTVIDFLPDQPIQVSNDSNSATEQFGPLPSIDTFVGNRSVSSEKITMETSSFPVITESSLTTIYPTTLRIDDIFNDLEFNIADYDIFSSVGNNKLTPLSADEVLHSCPNSSSPFGSDSFATLSNASLSPFCKSESAFEDLDNIMQILVGS